A window of the Sandaracinaceae bacterium genome harbors these coding sequences:
- a CDS encoding DUF3604 domain-containing protein codes for MAGTPPTSRSLSGWHRRISLASLVIVALVGHGCGGDGGPDPRIEELGRCTDFNPTTRNAYFGDTHVHTAASLDANLQGTRLRASDAYRFARGEELGIQPYDADGVALRTLQLGRPLDFVALSDHAEFLGTIYACEHESDPGYDSELCQQFRADPENTFFSLNLRLAIGANYPSICGIGGVDCDEATVALWGEIQEAAETAYDRSDACTFTSFVGYEWSGSPGTANLHRNVIFRNHVVPRRPVSYFDEPTPQGLWAGLRSGCTDAAGGCDVLTIPHNSNLSNGIMFEEEQADGTPFDEAYAREREAMEPLAEIFQHKGASECDRTVDSGDELCDFESLPYSNLSNPVLGITSDPQEHDFLRYALGRGLHFQETINANPYHYGFIGSTDTHLGTPGATSETNFPGHGGAGTGARDLIAAVPDVIEFNGGGLAVIWAEENSRESLFLAMRRREAYATSGPRILLRFFGGWEYPATLCEANGEAFATAGYADGVPMGGTLSARPSAGGAPTFAISALRDAGDAQDPATPLQRLQVIKGFTDDLGVPQTVIYEVAGDATNGASVDVTTCEQSGTGFDSLCTVWTDPDFDPAVPAYYYVRAVENPSCRWSTRVCNDAGVDCDVPATITTGFETCCRDTIAPVIQERAWSSPIWYLPGS; via the coding sequence ATGGCTGGAACCCCCCCCACTTCGCGTTCGCTCAGCGGATGGCACCGTCGGATCTCGCTCGCGTCTCTCGTCATCGTCGCGCTCGTGGGCCATGGCTGTGGCGGCGACGGCGGGCCCGACCCGCGCATCGAAGAGCTGGGCCGCTGCACGGACTTCAACCCGACCACCCGCAACGCGTACTTCGGCGACACCCACGTGCACACGGCGGCCTCGCTGGACGCCAACCTGCAGGGCACCCGGCTGCGCGCGTCCGATGCCTACCGCTTCGCGCGCGGTGAAGAGCTGGGCATCCAGCCGTACGACGCAGACGGTGTGGCCCTGCGCACCCTGCAGCTGGGGCGCCCGCTCGACTTCGTGGCGCTGTCCGACCACGCGGAGTTCCTGGGGACCATCTATGCGTGCGAGCACGAGTCCGACCCGGGCTACGACTCGGAGCTCTGTCAGCAGTTCCGCGCGGACCCCGAGAACACGTTCTTCTCGCTGAACCTGCGCCTGGCCATCGGCGCCAACTACCCCAGCATCTGCGGCATCGGTGGCGTGGACTGCGACGAAGCCACCGTGGCGCTGTGGGGTGAGATCCAAGAGGCGGCCGAGACGGCCTACGACCGCAGCGACGCGTGCACGTTCACGTCGTTCGTGGGCTACGAGTGGTCGGGCTCGCCCGGCACGGCCAACCTGCACCGCAACGTCATCTTCCGGAACCACGTGGTGCCGCGCCGGCCGGTCAGCTACTTCGACGAGCCCACGCCGCAGGGCCTGTGGGCCGGCCTGCGCAGCGGGTGCACGGACGCCGCGGGCGGCTGCGACGTGCTCACCATCCCGCACAACAGCAACCTGTCGAACGGCATCATGTTCGAAGAGGAGCAAGCGGACGGCACCCCCTTCGACGAGGCGTACGCGCGCGAGCGCGAGGCCATGGAGCCCCTCGCCGAGATCTTCCAGCACAAGGGCGCGAGCGAGTGCGACCGCACCGTGGACTCGGGCGACGAGCTCTGCGACTTCGAGTCGCTGCCGTACAGCAACCTGAGCAACCCGGTGTTGGGGATCACGTCGGACCCGCAGGAGCACGACTTCTTGCGATACGCTCTAGGGCGTGGTCTCCACTTCCAGGAGACCATCAACGCGAACCCCTATCACTACGGCTTCATCGGCAGCACCGACACGCACCTCGGCACGCCGGGCGCCACGTCGGAGACCAACTTCCCCGGCCACGGCGGGGCCGGCACCGGCGCGCGCGACCTGATCGCGGCGGTGCCCGACGTCATCGAGTTCAACGGCGGCGGCTTGGCCGTCATCTGGGCCGAGGAGAACTCGCGCGAGTCGCTCTTCCTCGCCATGCGGCGGCGCGAGGCCTACGCCACGTCTGGCCCGCGCATCCTGCTGCGCTTCTTCGGGGGCTGGGAGTACCCGGCCACGCTGTGCGAGGCCAACGGCGAGGCGTTCGCGACCGCGGGCTACGCAGACGGCGTCCCCATGGGCGGCACCCTGAGCGCAAGGCCCAGCGCGGGTGGCGCGCCCACGTTTGCCATCTCGGCGCTGCGCGACGCGGGCGATGCCCAAGACCCCGCCACGCCGCTCCAGCGCCTGCAGGTCATCAAGGGCTTCACCGACGACCTGGGCGTGCCCCAGACCGTGATCTACGAGGTGGCCGGCGACGCCACCAACGGCGCCAGCGTGGACGTCACCACCTGCGAGCAGTCCGGCACGGGCTTCGACTCGCTCTGCACCGTGTGGACCGACCCCGACTTCGATCCCGCGGTGCCCGCGTACTACTACGTGCGCGCGGTGGAGAACCCCAGCTGCCGCTGGTCGACGCGGGTGTGCAACGACGCGGGCGTGGACTGCGACGTCCCGGCCACCATCACCACGGGCTTCGAGACCTGCTGTCGCGACACCATCGCACCGGTCATTCAAGAGCGCGCGTGGAGCTCCCCCATCTGGTACCTGCCCGGCAGCTGA
- a CDS encoding peptidyl-prolyl cis-trans isomerase — protein sequence MRALVRSPLLHFFALGLLALLAERALSRADAPRPALTVVVPSGLTDEERDVRVDAAILVEEAIALGWPRTDPVIRARLIENLRFARGQQGTPPSANDLGLLEEALRLDMHRTDLIVRRRMVMRAERMLASDVRNAPVDDATLLAFRDAHPERFRAPARFRYSDLFLGRQQRGEALATEVSAMQRRLAAGGVTPAQAGALGDPLLYSPGDRLVSADEVARRLGGALSQQLTEAPLETWAGPFESSFGYHFVWVHERREAALPSLDHSRARVLGAYRDARQAEALRARMAELRAGYDIHVEVREGAP from the coding sequence GTGCGCGCGCTCGTGCGGTCGCCCCTGCTGCACTTCTTCGCGCTCGGGCTGCTGGCGCTCCTAGCCGAGCGGGCGCTGAGCCGGGCAGACGCGCCGCGCCCCGCGCTCACGGTGGTGGTGCCGAGCGGGCTCACGGACGAAGAGCGCGACGTGCGCGTGGACGCGGCCATCCTGGTGGAGGAGGCCATCGCGCTGGGCTGGCCTCGCACGGACCCGGTCATCCGCGCGCGGCTCATCGAGAACCTGCGCTTTGCGCGTGGGCAGCAGGGCACGCCGCCCTCGGCCAACGACCTGGGGCTGCTCGAGGAGGCGCTGCGCCTCGACATGCACCGCACCGACCTGATCGTGCGCCGCCGCATGGTCATGCGCGCGGAGCGCATGCTGGCCAGCGACGTGCGCAACGCGCCGGTGGACGACGCCACGCTGCTCGCGTTCCGGGACGCACACCCCGAGCGCTTCCGGGCGCCTGCGCGCTTTCGCTACAGCGACCTGTTCCTGGGCCGACAGCAGCGCGGAGAGGCGCTCGCCACGGAGGTGTCGGCCATGCAGCGCCGGCTCGCCGCGGGTGGGGTCACCCCGGCCCAGGCGGGGGCGCTCGGTGACCCCCTGCTCTACTCGCCGGGGGACCGCCTGGTGAGCGCCGACGAGGTGGCGCGTCGCTTGGGAGGCGCGCTCTCCCAACAGCTCACCGAGGCCCCGCTCGAGACGTGGGCGGGCCCCTTCGAGTCGTCGTTCGGGTACCACTTCGTGTGGGTGCACGAGCGCCGCGAGGCCGCCCTGCCTTCCCTCGACCACTCGCGCGCACGCGTGCTGGGCGCTTACCGCGACGCCCGCCAGGCCGAGGCGCTGCGCGCACGCATGGCCGAGCTGCGCGCGGGCTACGACATCCACGTCGAGGTCCGCGAGGGCGCGCCATGA
- a CDS encoding HupE/UreJ family protein, translating to MRRWQRHRPALAVLALTLALVSVAPLAHAHPLAPAALLLHEVEGAPPGTLSMTWRTSRLRPRGETLVPALPERCVTVPDSEREELQADVLVVTSQVRCGNGPLAGLGGQELTIEGLARTETNVFVELLLLDGRRLSALLHARSPSLRFTEQEATRTNTADGFVRLGVGHLLSGADHVLFVLGLVLLVGGLRQLVWLVSAFTVGHSVSLALSATGVVQLPSAPVELVIALSLLWLALRVLHRRERLAEPPPPVRRAALVCAAFGLLHGLGFASAFAETGASGDALPRALLGFNVGVELGQLAVVVPTALLLGVLRKRDPEHRSEPRVMLAGAYVIGSASAYFVLERSPSVLAELLAAVG from the coding sequence ATGAGGCGTTGGCAGCGACACCGCCCGGCCCTCGCCGTGCTCGCGCTCACGCTCGCGCTGGTGTCGGTGGCCCCGCTGGCCCACGCCCACCCGCTGGCGCCGGCGGCGCTGCTGCTGCACGAGGTGGAGGGCGCGCCGCCGGGCACGCTGAGCATGACGTGGCGCACCTCGCGGCTGCGTCCACGCGGCGAGACGCTCGTGCCCGCGCTGCCCGAGCGCTGCGTCACGGTGCCCGACAGCGAGCGCGAAGAGCTGCAGGCCGACGTGCTGGTGGTCACCTCGCAGGTGCGCTGCGGCAACGGTCCGCTCGCCGGCCTCGGCGGGCAAGAGCTCACCATCGAGGGCCTCGCCCGCACCGAGACCAACGTCTTCGTGGAGCTCTTGCTGCTCGACGGTCGCCGGCTGAGCGCGCTGCTGCACGCGCGCTCGCCCTCGCTGCGCTTCACGGAGCAAGAAGCCACGCGCACGAACACCGCCGACGGCTTCGTGCGCCTGGGCGTGGGCCACCTCTTGAGCGGCGCGGACCACGTGCTGTTCGTGCTGGGCCTGGTGCTGCTGGTGGGTGGCCTGCGCCAGCTGGTCTGGCTGGTGAGCGCGTTCACGGTGGGCCACAGCGTGAGCCTCGCGCTCAGCGCCACGGGCGTGGTGCAGCTGCCCAGCGCGCCGGTCGAGCTGGTCATCGCGCTCAGCCTGCTGTGGCTGGCGCTGCGCGTGCTGCACCGCCGCGAGCGCCTCGCCGAGCCGCCCCCGCCCGTGCGCCGCGCCGCGCTGGTGTGCGCCGCCTTCGGCCTGTTGCACGGGCTCGGCTTCGCTTCGGCCTTCGCCGAGACGGGCGCCTCGGGAGACGCCCTTCCCCGCGCGCTGCTGGGCTTCAACGTGGGCGTGGAGCTCGGCCAGCTGGCTGTCGTGGTGCCCACCGCGCTGCTACTCGGGGTCCTGCGCAAGCGAGACCCCGAGCACCGCAGCGAGCCGCGCGTGATGCTGGCCGGCGCCTATGTCATCGGCAGCGCCAGCGCCTACTTCGTGCTCGAGCGCTCGCCCAGCGTGCTGGCCGAGCTGCTCGCTGCGGTGGGCTGA